Proteins co-encoded in one Prosthecobacter debontii genomic window:
- the rsmA gene encoding 16S rRNA (adenine(1518)-N(6)/adenine(1519)-N(6))-dimethyltransferase RsmA, with product MRSKGLGHRQPRIISGQEVTPRKSMGQNFLVDEEIARWIADQIEPDNAGFVVEPGPGLGAMTQHLVGRPQKLLLIEKDNQLAPELVKKYGPQGVEVQHADATQVDLREWYRHGDVRVIGNLPYSVGGEILKHMLTPPTPVKSAVFMLQKEVCQRLAAKLGEDSYGGLSVLVQRDWDVELLRIIPPEAFNPKPKVDSAIVRMTPRDPRTLPVYDRKLFEKLVRMGFSQRRKQLKNLLPPAPGSWEGLTESLGMPVTMRAEELSVLQWVNLARWYEERQTADAGQKASEIFDVVNERNEVIGQKTRGEVHAQGLLHRAVHVFLINKRGDVFLQMRSHLKDVSPLKWDSSAAGHLDVGESYAACAIREVHEEVGIEITGTELAAQLPAGEHTDHEFVELHIARHNGPVRCLPEEVPYGEWFSPEQITAWVTKRPQDFAKGFVTCWKAYVK from the coding sequence ATGAGATCGAAAGGCCTAGGACATCGTCAACCACGCATCATCAGCGGTCAGGAAGTGACCCCACGCAAGAGCATGGGGCAGAACTTCCTGGTGGATGAGGAGATCGCGCGTTGGATCGCGGATCAGATCGAGCCGGATAACGCGGGCTTCGTGGTGGAGCCGGGACCGGGTCTGGGGGCGATGACACAACATCTGGTGGGTCGTCCGCAGAAGCTGCTGCTGATCGAGAAGGACAATCAACTGGCCCCGGAGTTGGTGAAGAAATACGGCCCGCAGGGGGTGGAGGTGCAGCATGCGGATGCCACCCAGGTGGATCTGCGTGAGTGGTATCGCCATGGCGATGTGCGGGTGATCGGGAACTTGCCGTATTCGGTGGGCGGGGAGATTTTGAAGCACATGCTGACGCCGCCGACACCGGTGAAGAGCGCGGTCTTCATGCTGCAAAAGGAGGTGTGCCAGCGGCTGGCTGCCAAGCTGGGAGAGGATTCTTACGGGGGGCTCTCGGTGCTGGTCCAGCGGGACTGGGATGTGGAGCTGCTGCGCATCATCCCGCCGGAAGCGTTTAACCCGAAACCGAAGGTGGACAGCGCCATCGTGCGGATGACGCCGCGCGATCCACGGACGCTGCCGGTGTATGATCGCAAGCTGTTCGAAAAACTGGTGCGGATGGGTTTCAGCCAGCGGCGCAAGCAGCTCAAGAATCTGCTGCCCCCTGCTCCCGGCAGTTGGGAGGGCTTAACGGAGTCGCTGGGCATGCCCGTGACGATGCGGGCGGAGGAACTGTCTGTGCTGCAATGGGTAAACCTAGCCCGCTGGTATGAGGAGCGCCAAACGGCGGATGCTGGGCAAAAGGCGAGCGAGATCTTTGACGTGGTGAATGAGCGTAATGAGGTGATCGGCCAAAAGACGCGCGGCGAGGTGCATGCGCAGGGTCTGCTGCACCGAGCGGTGCACGTGTTTCTGATCAACAAGCGTGGCGATGTCTTCCTGCAAATGCGCTCGCACCTGAAGGATGTGTCCCCTTTGAAATGGGACAGCAGCGCAGCGGGGCATCTGGATGTGGGCGAAAGTTATGCCGCCTGTGCCATCCGCGAGGTGCATGAAGAGGTGGGGATCGAGATCACCGGAACCGAACTGGCCGCGCAACTACCCGCCGGTGAGCATACTGACCATGAATTTGTGGAACTGCACATCGCCCGCCACAACGGCCCGGTGCGCTGCCTGCCCGAGGAGGTGCCCTATGGCGAGTGGTTCAGCCCCGAACAGATCACCGCCTGGGTGACCAAGCGGCCGCAGGACTTTGCCAAAGGCTTCGTGACCTGCTGGAAGGCGTATGTGAAGTGA
- a CDS encoding arylsulfatase: MQARRFLLALGLTGLLLSSQTVQARPLNVVFILADDLGWGEVGCFGQEKIPTPNLDALAAEGTRLTQHYSGAPVCAPSRCVLMTGKHLGHAEIRGNLQAKKHFPQFNEGQHPISEKALTMAQVFQKAGYATGAMGKWGLGPVGSTGEPNKKGFDLFFGYNCQAVAHSYYPPYLWRNREQITINTHPIPGHAKQPEGDVKMEDWIGETYAPKLMIQEAEKFIQDQAEKPFFLYLAFIEPHVSMHPPKASVEKFPAEWDTEPYRGENGYVPHPRPHAGYAAMISDLDGYVGRVMAALKKAGVADETLVIFTSDNGATHARSPKSPFHVGGADPKFFHSTADLRGYKGSVYEGGIRVPTIARLPGKIPSGASNDTAGFFADWFPTLCEATGVAAPTGLDGQSLWPALTQGKKQERTQPLLWVFPEYNGQVAVRMGDYKAVRQNLKTKKPGSWELYDLSQDRAEAHDIAAAHPDFIQKAETILKQEVSENSTFPLVIPGVTGE; encoded by the coding sequence ATGCAAGCACGACGATTCCTTCTCGCTTTGGGTCTCACCGGTCTGCTGCTGAGCAGCCAAACGGTACAGGCCCGCCCGCTGAATGTGGTCTTTATCTTAGCTGATGATCTCGGCTGGGGGGAAGTGGGCTGTTTTGGCCAAGAGAAGATTCCAACCCCAAATCTGGATGCCTTGGCGGCTGAAGGCACACGTTTGACCCAGCACTACTCCGGCGCGCCGGTTTGTGCCCCTTCCCGCTGTGTGCTCATGACGGGCAAGCATCTGGGGCATGCGGAGATTCGGGGAAATCTACAGGCGAAGAAGCATTTCCCGCAATTCAACGAAGGTCAGCACCCGATTTCTGAAAAGGCCCTGACCATGGCCCAGGTCTTCCAAAAAGCAGGGTATGCCACAGGAGCGATGGGCAAATGGGGACTCGGCCCCGTGGGCAGCACGGGCGAGCCTAACAAAAAGGGCTTTGACCTCTTTTTTGGCTACAACTGCCAAGCCGTCGCCCACAGCTACTATCCGCCCTATCTCTGGCGAAACCGTGAGCAAATCACCATCAATACCCACCCCATTCCCGGCCATGCCAAGCAGCCCGAAGGCGATGTAAAGATGGAAGACTGGATCGGCGAAACCTATGCACCGAAGCTGATGATCCAGGAGGCGGAGAAGTTCATCCAAGATCAGGCGGAGAAGCCTTTCTTTCTCTACCTCGCTTTTATCGAGCCGCATGTCTCCATGCATCCCCCCAAAGCTTCCGTGGAGAAGTTTCCTGCCGAATGGGATACCGAGCCCTACCGAGGTGAAAACGGCTACGTGCCGCATCCTCGTCCACATGCCGGTTATGCAGCCATGATCTCAGATCTGGATGGCTATGTGGGACGCGTGATGGCCGCCCTGAAAAAGGCTGGCGTGGCGGATGAAACCTTGGTCATTTTCACCAGTGACAACGGTGCCACACATGCGCGTTCGCCCAAGTCCCCTTTCCATGTCGGTGGGGCAGATCCTAAATTCTTCCACAGCACGGCGGATCTTCGTGGCTACAAAGGTAGCGTCTATGAAGGCGGCATCCGAGTGCCGACCATTGCTCGTCTGCCAGGGAAGATCCCTTCTGGAGCTAGCAATGACACCGCAGGCTTCTTTGCCGACTGGTTCCCCACGCTTTGTGAGGCCACAGGTGTTGCCGCCCCCACAGGATTGGATGGCCAGAGTCTCTGGCCTGCGCTGACTCAAGGCAAGAAGCAGGAGCGCACGCAACCGCTGCTTTGGGTCTTTCCCGAGTATAATGGTCAAGTGGCCGTGCGGATGGGAGATTACAAAGCCGTGCGTCAAAATCTAAAAACCAAGAAGCCCGGTTCCTGGGAGCTGTATGACCTCTCCCAAGACCGGGCTGAAGCCCATGACATCGCAGCGGCCCACCCCGACTTCATCCAGAAAGCGGAGACCATCCTGAAGCAGGAAGTCAGTGAAAACTCCACCTTCCCACTCGTCATCCCCGGAGTCACTGGAGAGTAA
- a CDS encoding family 16 glycoside hydrolase, giving the protein MIRPLLFLSLLSSAAWAASADEALVQKQGRLLFSDDFERDEATPDKEDIGNGWTTNSAWRAQGQKQVDLNEGHMVVTRLPVANHGVAIFHDVAFRDGAVKLKFKLGTEGDLGVDFVDRECKTVHAGHLCVAQVTSKNVTLRDSKTGAMDLKIKERREKEGNSPELAQLLKSKSAGFPLKMDPEAWHEMLIVVQGDVMRFTLDGLEIGQFKSEGIAHPTKRMITLAVNKSAEVDDVQVWSLAD; this is encoded by the coding sequence ATGATTCGTCCTCTTCTCTTTCTCTCCCTGCTGTCTTCCGCTGCTTGGGCTGCCTCTGCCGATGAGGCTTTGGTGCAGAAACAAGGTCGTCTGCTATTCAGCGATGACTTTGAGCGCGATGAAGCGACCCCGGATAAGGAAGACATCGGCAACGGCTGGACGACCAACAGTGCTTGGCGTGCGCAGGGACAAAAGCAGGTGGACTTGAATGAAGGCCACATGGTGGTGACTCGGCTTCCCGTGGCGAATCACGGTGTAGCCATCTTCCACGACGTAGCTTTTCGTGATGGTGCGGTGAAGCTGAAGTTTAAGCTGGGCACTGAGGGAGACCTAGGCGTGGATTTTGTGGATCGAGAATGCAAGACCGTGCATGCGGGCCATCTTTGCGTGGCTCAGGTGACTTCGAAGAATGTGACGCTCCGGGACTCGAAGACCGGAGCGATGGATCTGAAGATTAAGGAGCGCCGGGAAAAGGAGGGTAACTCACCTGAACTCGCTCAATTGCTGAAGAGCAAATCCGCAGGGTTCCCTTTGAAGATGGACCCCGAGGCTTGGCATGAGATGCTCATCGTTGTGCAAGGGGACGTGATGCGCTTTACGCTGGATGGCCTGGAGATCGGCCAATTCAAGTCGGAAGGTATTGCGCATCCCACCAAGCGCATGATCACGTTGGCCGTCAATAAAAGCGCTGAGGTGGATGATGTGCAGGTGTGGTCACTGGCGGATTGA
- a CDS encoding prolyl oligopeptidase family serine peptidase yields MKAWLCTLTLFCASLHAVTVDEALVVDKAWNNKIYRDEIRPVWLSEQQFWYRVRTGPQATEVVLIDATTGKRKVGADLASLGIPTVLTVKTSLSDEAPQSSRNGPATRITFRNQWKDPVQLFWIDTTGRAKDYGLIKPGDALSQNTSVGHVWRLDDPKQNLVAVVVSKTQELDVLIDGYSRVAEEINARGKSGVGRAPSPDGRWLAEVKSDQLQVTEIATGKTDTVATPADITKPVIEGIHWAPDSAKFAVCVAERVSKRQITLVSPHSGNTEKPKTKVIDYVKPGDELPKPQPWIVHVGNGTPQVVQVDRTLFPNPFIQKHHFDFRWTPDSQEVSFDYNQRGHQLYQILSIQARTGAVRVVVQEKSPTFIDYTQKTWRHWLATGELIWMSERTGWCHLDLYDARMGRPKNPITQGAWVVREVLHVDETKRQIWFMMAGGRANEAPYHQHLCRVNLDGKGLTLLTSADGNHRIQFSPDHSYFLDTWSRVNSPPVTELRRSTDGALICVLEKADISALLSTGWQMPDRFSAPGRDGQTIIHGVIFKPSHFDPAKSYPVVEQVYAGPHGSFAPHEFGVFGRQKQMAEMGFIVVQSDGMGTNHRGKKFHDVAWKNLKDAGFPDRIAWIQAAAKERPWMDLNRIGIYGGSAGGQSAMRALLDHSAFYKVAVADCGCHDNRMDKIWWNEQWMGWPVDESYERSSNKVDAAKLVGPLLLIVGEMDSNVDPASTYEVVKALQEAQKPFDYLPLVDTGHSAAETLQGSRARMEFLVKHLNPSGN; encoded by the coding sequence ATGAAAGCTTGGCTATGTACACTGACCCTCTTTTGCGCCTCACTTCACGCGGTGACCGTCGACGAGGCGCTGGTCGTTGATAAAGCTTGGAATAACAAAATATATCGGGATGAAATCAGGCCGGTATGGCTATCTGAGCAGCAGTTTTGGTATCGTGTAAGAACCGGCCCTCAGGCGACTGAGGTCGTCCTCATTGATGCGACCACGGGAAAGCGGAAGGTCGGAGCGGACTTGGCTTCGCTGGGCATTCCCACGGTGCTGACCGTCAAGACCAGTCTGAGTGATGAGGCACCCCAATCTTCGCGCAATGGACCGGCCACCCGAATCACCTTCCGCAATCAATGGAAGGATCCCGTCCAGCTCTTCTGGATCGACACCACAGGCCGCGCCAAGGACTACGGGCTGATTAAACCGGGAGACGCCCTCAGTCAGAACACCTCGGTCGGACATGTTTGGAGACTCGATGACCCCAAGCAGAACTTGGTGGCGGTGGTGGTGTCAAAAACTCAGGAACTGGATGTACTGATCGATGGCTACTCGCGCGTGGCGGAGGAAATCAATGCGAGAGGGAAATCCGGGGTCGGCCGAGCGCCATCTCCAGATGGTCGTTGGCTGGCTGAGGTGAAGTCAGATCAATTGCAGGTGACTGAGATCGCCACGGGTAAGACTGACACCGTGGCGACTCCTGCAGACATCACTAAGCCCGTCATTGAAGGCATTCATTGGGCACCCGATTCCGCCAAGTTCGCGGTGTGTGTCGCGGAACGCGTGTCAAAACGGCAGATCACCTTGGTCAGCCCTCACTCGGGGAATACGGAGAAGCCGAAGACGAAAGTCATCGATTACGTCAAGCCGGGAGATGAGCTCCCCAAGCCGCAACCCTGGATTGTGCATGTCGGCAACGGAACGCCTCAGGTGGTTCAAGTGGATCGGACTCTGTTTCCGAATCCCTTCATTCAGAAACATCACTTTGATTTCCGCTGGACGCCGGATAGTCAGGAAGTCAGTTTTGATTACAACCAACGCGGCCACCAACTCTACCAGATCTTGAGTATTCAGGCCCGAACTGGCGCGGTGAGAGTGGTGGTCCAGGAGAAGAGCCCGACCTTCATCGATTACACCCAGAAGACATGGCGTCACTGGCTCGCTACGGGAGAGCTTATCTGGATGAGTGAACGCACGGGATGGTGTCACCTGGATCTTTATGATGCTCGCATGGGGCGTCCGAAGAATCCCATCACTCAAGGGGCCTGGGTGGTGCGTGAGGTGCTGCATGTGGATGAAACGAAGCGCCAGATCTGGTTCATGATGGCAGGCGGCCGTGCCAATGAAGCCCCTTATCATCAACACCTGTGTCGTGTGAATCTGGACGGCAAAGGATTGACCCTCCTGACATCGGCCGATGGTAACCATCGCATTCAGTTTTCCCCGGATCACAGCTATTTCCTCGATACCTGGTCCCGGGTCAATTCACCGCCGGTCACAGAATTACGCCGCAGCACGGATGGGGCTCTGATTTGCGTTTTGGAAAAAGCTGATATCTCCGCATTGCTCAGCACCGGCTGGCAGATGCCGGACCGCTTTTCCGCACCTGGACGTGATGGCCAGACGATCATTCATGGCGTCATCTTTAAGCCCTCACACTTTGACCCCGCCAAAAGCTATCCGGTGGTCGAGCAGGTCTATGCGGGTCCTCATGGTTCTTTTGCTCCTCATGAGTTCGGTGTCTTTGGTCGTCAAAAGCAGATGGCCGAGATGGGATTCATCGTCGTGCAGTCAGACGGCATGGGGACCAATCATCGCGGTAAAAAATTCCACGATGTTGCCTGGAAGAATCTCAAGGACGCAGGCTTTCCAGATCGCATCGCTTGGATCCAAGCGGCGGCAAAGGAGCGCCCGTGGATGGATCTGAATCGCATCGGCATCTACGGAGGCAGTGCGGGGGGGCAGAGCGCGATGCGGGCCTTGTTAGACCACTCGGCTTTTTACAAGGTGGCTGTGGCAGACTGTGGCTGTCATGACAATCGCATGGACAAGATCTGGTGGAACGAGCAGTGGATGGGCTGGCCGGTGGATGAGAGTTATGAACGCAGTTCCAATAAGGTCGATGCGGCTAAGCTCGTTGGACCTCTACTCTTGATTGTGGGTGAGATGGACTCCAATGTGGACCCCGCCAGCACCTATGAAGTCGTGAAGGCACTGCAAGAGGCTCAAAAGCCTTTCGACTACTTGCCTCTCGTCGACACAGGCCACAGCGCAGCGGAGACCCTTCAGGGATCGCGTGCGAGAATGGAGTTCCTGGTCAAACACTTGAACCCGAGCGGTAACTAA
- a CDS encoding sulfatase, which translates to MKALLCFLIVALTGASSLRAAPDLPSFIVILADDLGWADLGCYGNTFNQTPNIDRLAREGMRFTQFYAGPVCSPTRANLQSGQDQARFGITQHIPGHRRPYAKLKDPVVPLQLPLEVETYAERLRTSGYASGYYGKWHLGKQGFGPADQGWQDALECQGHTQPPSVTGLAEPKRTAEFLTDKAVAFIEAHKTKPFVLQVSHYAVHIQLSTTPELQKKYEQRPPMPGYPSNPIYAGLLEELDQSVGRIMQAVDQAGLSEKTFILFLSDNGGLAHEQSGRVVTSNAPLHGEKGTLYEGGIRIPAIARWPGRVPAGSECPTPAITLDVYPTFSELGGVQTPMQQPQDGVSLAALLRDPKAKIARDTLYWHLPHYHHSTPASAIRQGDMKLIEFYEDQHVELYDLATDLSESTNLAEKLPEKAAELRAALAEWRERVQAQMPVPNPDYDPARATELGGKGKKGGGD; encoded by the coding sequence ATGAAGGCGCTTCTTTGTTTTTTGATCGTCGCTCTCACGGGAGCAAGCTCACTGCGGGCGGCTCCAGATCTGCCGAGTTTTATCGTCATCCTGGCCGATGATCTCGGCTGGGCAGATCTAGGGTGTTATGGCAATACCTTCAATCAAACACCGAACATTGATCGACTGGCTCGCGAAGGCATGCGCTTCACCCAGTTCTATGCAGGTCCCGTCTGTTCGCCGACTCGGGCCAATCTGCAAAGTGGTCAGGACCAGGCTAGGTTTGGCATCACGCAGCACATCCCTGGACATCGGCGACCGTATGCGAAGCTCAAAGATCCCGTGGTGCCTCTGCAACTACCCTTGGAGGTGGAGACCTACGCTGAGAGACTCCGCACTTCTGGTTATGCTTCGGGTTATTACGGCAAGTGGCATCTGGGTAAGCAGGGATTCGGCCCGGCGGATCAAGGCTGGCAGGATGCTCTGGAGTGTCAGGGGCATACACAGCCGCCGTCTGTTACGGGATTAGCGGAGCCGAAACGCACGGCCGAGTTTCTCACGGATAAAGCAGTGGCTTTCATCGAAGCTCATAAGACCAAGCCCTTTGTTCTCCAGGTGTCTCATTATGCGGTGCACATCCAGCTCTCCACGACACCCGAGTTGCAAAAGAAATATGAGCAGCGCCCACCCATGCCGGGGTATCCCAGCAATCCTATTTATGCGGGATTGTTGGAAGAGTTGGACCAGAGTGTGGGCCGCATCATGCAGGCTGTGGATCAAGCGGGGCTGAGTGAAAAGACATTCATTCTGTTCCTATCCGATAATGGTGGGCTTGCGCATGAACAAAGCGGGCGTGTGGTGACTTCCAATGCTCCGTTGCATGGAGAGAAAGGCACGCTGTATGAAGGGGGCATTCGCATTCCCGCGATTGCGCGTTGGCCGGGTCGGGTGCCTGCAGGCAGTGAGTGCCCCACACCGGCGATCACCCTGGATGTTTACCCCACGTTCAGTGAACTCGGCGGCGTGCAGACACCGATGCAGCAGCCGCAAGATGGCGTGAGCTTAGCGGCTCTTTTGCGCGATCCGAAGGCCAAGATTGCTCGTGATACGCTGTATTGGCATCTGCCTCATTACCATCACAGCACGCCTGCCAGTGCCATTCGTCAGGGAGATATGAAGCTCATTGAGTTTTATGAAGATCAGCACGTCGAGCTTTATGACCTGGCGACAGATCTGAGCGAGAGCACCAATCTGGCTGAGAAACTGCCGGAGAAAGCGGCCGAACTGCGCGCTGCCTTGGCGGAGTGGCGTGAGAGAGTCCAGGCGCAGATGCCGGTGCCAAATCCTGATTATGATCCTGCACGAGCCACGGAGTTGGGAGGGAAGGGCAAGAAGGGTGGGGGAGACTGA
- a CDS encoding MYG1 family protein: protein MSVSLTRILTHPGGSHKDELLACSLLTAVHRVPIERREPTEADLADPTIAVVDVGGEHAPERHNFDHHQFPADHPPICALSLVLQHLGVYEDARQFCDWLEPAEWFDTRGPNTTAKWLGIGRDALSRLSSPIDITLLRRFAQARLLQPGEPLWEILTYIGQDLLDYLRDLRSRLDFIAQNATFWSLPGSDLKVLFLPRTDPLPDDPSAGIGRYLESIGKSDTVAALVYPDRRGAGYGLTRHNDSPLYDFTRISTQPDVHFAHARGFVAKTSAVDQSRLRELLHLSLFDG from the coding sequence ATGTCCGTTTCCCTCACTCGCATCCTCACGCACCCCGGTGGCAGTCACAAAGACGAACTTCTTGCCTGTAGTCTCCTGACCGCCGTCCACCGAGTGCCCATTGAGCGACGCGAGCCGACCGAAGCCGATCTGGCCGATCCCACTATCGCTGTCGTCGATGTAGGCGGTGAGCATGCCCCGGAGCGGCATAACTTCGATCACCATCAGTTCCCCGCCGATCACCCGCCCATCTGCGCCCTCAGCCTCGTGCTCCAGCATCTCGGCGTCTATGAAGACGCCCGCCAGTTCTGCGATTGGCTGGAGCCCGCCGAGTGGTTCGATACCCGCGGCCCCAACACCACCGCCAAGTGGCTCGGTATCGGCCGCGATGCCCTCAGCCGCCTCTCCTCCCCCATCGACATCACTCTCCTCCGCCGTTTCGCTCAAGCCCGTCTCCTCCAGCCCGGCGAGCCCCTCTGGGAAATCCTCACCTACATCGGCCAAGACCTCCTCGATTACCTGCGCGATCTCCGCAGCCGGCTCGACTTCATCGCCCAAAACGCCACTTTCTGGTCGCTCCCGGGCAGCGATCTCAAAGTCCTCTTCCTTCCCCGCACCGATCCCCTGCCCGACGATCCCTCTGCCGGCATCGGTCGTTATTTGGAAAGCATCGGCAAGAGCGACACCGTCGCAGCCCTCGTCTATCCCGACCGCCGAGGGGCCGGTTACGGCCTCACCCGCCACAACGACTCCCCCCTCTACGACTTCACCCGCATCAGCACCCAGCCCGACGTCCACTTCGCCCACGCTCGCGGCTTCGTCGCCAAAACCTCCGCGGTTGATCAAAGTCGTCTTCGAGAGCTTCTGCACCTGAGCCTTTTCGACGGCTAA
- a CDS encoding MFS transporter, with the protein MTTRPASRLTLALLFFCTCLPMGMWNVPLANIYTAYGKGHLVPWVLATTAIAAFIAPLFVGALADQKTSPTLLLRWLALATSATLGLTCLSLAKGWSDGMVLLCAQIQALVATPVWSIANSIIFSQLHTPTKQFGPLRACATLGWMAGCWIVSLVLHADASLTAGYAASMFWLLVMGLSWMLPVIQPGDVQEKRSFKQILGLDALDILKHRDHRVVFITAALYSIPLAAFYPYTAKHLRDLGVENISAAISLAQVSEILTMLLLAGVLARFRLKWVFLAGIAICTFRYGLNALNTQSWVLLGTSLHGFAYTLYFITTQIYLEDRIEHRLRARSQALLYLLMSGVGNLIGYLGGGWWHSFCTVSGQTNWNQFWLGETILTAAVCLSFAVTYRGARGCK; encoded by the coding sequence GTGACCACCCGCCCTGCCAGCCGTTTAACCCTTGCGCTGCTCTTCTTTTGCACCTGTTTACCCATGGGCATGTGGAACGTGCCGCTAGCCAATATCTACACGGCTTATGGGAAGGGACATCTGGTGCCTTGGGTATTGGCGACGACGGCGATTGCTGCCTTCATCGCCCCGCTTTTTGTCGGAGCTTTAGCAGATCAAAAGACCTCCCCGACTCTGTTGCTTCGCTGGCTGGCATTGGCCACTTCTGCAACCCTCGGCTTGACGTGCCTCTCACTCGCCAAGGGCTGGAGTGATGGCATGGTGCTGCTCTGCGCCCAGATTCAGGCCCTTGTGGCGACTCCCGTATGGAGCATTGCCAACAGCATTATTTTCTCTCAGCTTCATACGCCCACTAAACAATTCGGCCCTTTGAGAGCCTGTGCAACCCTGGGGTGGATGGCGGGCTGCTGGATTGTGAGTCTGGTGCTGCATGCGGATGCTTCTTTGACGGCCGGTTATGCGGCCTCGATGTTCTGGCTGCTTGTCATGGGCCTGTCCTGGATGCTCCCGGTGATTCAGCCTGGCGATGTCCAGGAGAAACGCAGCTTCAAGCAGATTCTAGGACTTGATGCGCTGGATATCCTCAAGCACCGAGATCACCGAGTCGTCTTCATCACCGCAGCACTCTACAGCATCCCGCTGGCAGCATTCTATCCTTATACAGCCAAGCATCTGCGGGATCTCGGCGTCGAAAATATCTCGGCGGCTATCTCGCTGGCCCAAGTCTCCGAAATCCTGACGATGCTACTGCTGGCAGGCGTACTGGCTCGATTTCGTCTCAAGTGGGTCTTCCTAGCCGGCATTGCCATCTGCACTTTTCGTTACGGCCTGAACGCTTTGAACACTCAAAGTTGGGTGCTTCTGGGCACTTCGCTTCATGGCTTCGCTTATACGCTGTATTTCATCACGACGCAGATCTATTTGGAGGACCGCATCGAGCATCGCTTGCGGGCTCGATCACAAGCCTTGCTCTATCTATTGATGAGCGGCGTCGGCAACCTCATCGGCTACCTCGGAGGTGGTTGGTGGCATAGCTTTTGCACCGTCTCCGGGCAGACAAACTGGAATCAATTTTGGTTAGGCGAAACCATTCTCACAGCGGCTGTGTGCCTATCTTTTGCAGTTACTTACCGTGGAGCCAGAGGATGTAAGTAA
- a CDS encoding sugar phosphate isomerase/epimerase family protein, with protein MDMERLCIHTITTKHWTTEECITRYSAAGVTGITFWRYNLEGRDVTAVGRRAREAGMKVVSLCRGGFFPSKTAEGRQKALDDNRRCIEQARELEAPMIVLVCGAVPGQSLEESRKQITDGIAAVLPEAEAAGVKLAIEPLHPMYADDRSAVNTMRQANDICDALGSPENVGIAADVYHIWWDPELKHQIEFTSAQKRLFAFHICDWKTPTADLLNDRGLMGEGCIPIRQISDWVDATGFTGHREVEIFSNLYWAMDQAEYLKKIKEAYRHLYV; from the coding sequence ATGGATATGGAACGTCTCTGCATCCACACCATCACCACCAAGCATTGGACCACGGAAGAATGCATCACTCGCTATTCAGCGGCAGGCGTGACGGGGATTACTTTTTGGCGTTACAACCTTGAGGGTCGAGATGTGACTGCGGTAGGCCGTCGTGCGCGGGAAGCTGGGATGAAGGTGGTGAGTCTGTGCCGGGGTGGTTTTTTCCCCAGCAAAACCGCGGAAGGACGCCAAAAAGCCCTGGATGATAACCGCCGGTGCATTGAGCAGGCTCGAGAGCTGGAAGCGCCGATGATCGTCCTGGTGTGTGGTGCGGTGCCTGGGCAATCGCTGGAGGAATCACGAAAACAGATTACGGACGGGATCGCCGCCGTGCTGCCCGAGGCAGAAGCGGCGGGGGTGAAGCTGGCCATCGAACCCCTGCACCCGATGTATGCCGACGACCGCAGCGCGGTGAATACCATGCGCCAGGCCAATGACATCTGCGATGCGTTAGGCTCGCCTGAGAATGTGGGCATCGCAGCGGATGTGTATCACATCTGGTGGGACCCGGAGCTGAAGCATCAGATCGAATTCACGTCCGCACAGAAGCGCCTGTTTGCCTTTCATATCTGTGACTGGAAGACCCCCACGGCCGATCTCCTGAATGATCGGGGACTCATGGGAGAGGGCTGCATCCCCATCCGTCAGATCTCCGATTGGGTGGATGCCACGGGTTTTACCGGGCATCGTGAGGTGGAGATTTTTTCCAATCTCTACTGGGCCATGGATCAGGCAGAGTATCTGAAAAAGATCAAGGAAGCGTATCGCCATCTTTACGTGTGA